GACGCCGAAGTGGTCAATCAGATCTCGGACATCAAGAACGAGCCTGATTGGATGCGCAAGTTCCGGTTGGACTCGCTGGAGATCTTCAACGCGAAGCCGATGCCCAAATGGGGCGGCGACATCGCGATTGATTTCCAAGACATCTTTTACTACCTGAAGCCGACCGATGGTCAGGGTCACACCTGGGACGACGTCCCGGCTGAGATCAAAGATACGTTTGAGCGGCTCGGGATTCCGGAAGCGGAACGCAAGTACCTCTCTGGGGTCAAGGCGCAGTTCGAGAGCGAAGTGGTCTACGGTTCGTTGCAGGAAGATCTCGCCAAAAAGGGCGTGCTCTTCACCGACACCGATACGGCCGTTCGCGAACATCCCGAATTGCTGCGGGAATACTTCGGCAAAGTCATCGCGCCGGACGACAACAAGTTCGCCGCGCTCAACTCGGCCGTTTGGTCCGGCGGATCGTTTATCTACATTCCGAAAGGAGTGAAGATTGACTTCCCGCTGCAGGCCTACTTCCGGATCAACGCCGAAAGCATGGGGCAGTTCGAGCGAACGCTGATCATCGTGGACGAAGGCGCCCAGGTCCACTACGTCGAAGGGTGCACCGCCCCGATGTATACGACCGAAAGCTTGCACTCGGCCGTGGTCGAAGTGGTTTGCAAGAAGGGGTCGCGTTGTCGTTACTCGACGATTCAGAACTGGGCCAACAATATTTACAACCTGGTGACCAAGCGGGCCCTCGCTTATCGCGACGCGACCATGGAATGGGTCGACGGCAACTTGGGAAGTCACCTGACGATGAAATATCCGGCCGTTTACATGATGGAGCCGGGCGCTCGCGGCGAGATTTTGTCGATCGCGTTTTCGGGCAAGGGACAGCATCAAGACACCGGCGCCAAACTGGTGCACTGTGCTCCCAACACCACCGGACAGATCGTGTCGAAATCGATCTCGAAGGATGGGGGACGCGGCAGTTATCGCGGTTTGGTCAAAGTGGAGGAAGGCGCTACCGGCTCGAAGTCGAGCGTCGTCTGCGATGCTTTGATTCTCGACCCGAAAAGCCGTAGCGACACCTATCCCTACATCGAAATCGCCGAGCCCGACGTTTCGATCGGTCACGAAGCGAGCGTTTCCCGCATCGGTGAAGAGCAACTCTTCTATCTCATGAGCCGCGGTTTGTCTGAGTCGGAAGCGAGCACGATGATCGTCAACGGCTTTATCGAGCCGCTAGTCAAGGAACTGCCGATGGAATACGCCGTCGAGTTGAATCGCTTGATTGAATTGCAAATGGAAGGTTCGGTCGGTTAGTCCGAATCGTTCCACCCCTATAATTGCAGTTCGGCCGGGCCCGCTGCCC
The nucleotide sequence above comes from Blastopirellula sp. J2-11. Encoded proteins:
- the sufB gene encoding Fe-S cluster assembly protein SufB codes for the protein MATDITTDALESPVGEINKYDFRTETTGIFKARKGVDAEVVNQISDIKNEPDWMRKFRLDSLEIFNAKPMPKWGGDIAIDFQDIFYYLKPTDGQGHTWDDVPAEIKDTFERLGIPEAERKYLSGVKAQFESEVVYGSLQEDLAKKGVLFTDTDTAVREHPELLREYFGKVIAPDDNKFAALNSAVWSGGSFIYIPKGVKIDFPLQAYFRINAESMGQFERTLIIVDEGAQVHYVEGCTAPMYTTESLHSAVVEVVCKKGSRCRYSTIQNWANNIYNLVTKRALAYRDATMEWVDGNLGSHLTMKYPAVYMMEPGARGEILSIAFSGKGQHQDTGAKLVHCAPNTTGQIVSKSISKDGGRGSYRGLVKVEEGATGSKSSVVCDALILDPKSRSDTYPYIEIAEPDVSIGHEASVSRIGEEQLFYLMSRGLSESEASTMIVNGFIEPLVKELPMEYAVELNRLIELQMEGSVG